In Quercus robur chromosome 11, dhQueRobu3.1, whole genome shotgun sequence, the following proteins share a genomic window:
- the LOC126705294 gene encoding uncharacterized protein LOC126705294 — translation MFKRSPSRPRSKSVKVKHILQICLLLGVCFWLVYQVKRSHDKKKEFSEKDAKLSVNAQSGGELPRLGRKDLPHLEEVIEKENHQEEEEKVIGGEEEENKPDEEEREEESKLDVEEQEEEENKNEDTEDEERGGGDDEIDENDEEKLGREADHDEEFVDEEKEREEEHDEKDSERSMDKESQVANENFSEDQDHDVGDQNTHEAREENYKGDDASSAVTHDTRTIISETEKVSSENSIEKSEVSILEQEKKLNHTEEINSDQNNLIVKARGDEMTKNGTSLSVTDVEGKGNDNSYNSADSSVANSTVTTQPGDHPEAINNTSLLSTNAGNNSTEVSTEGHDTAVTGTDTPDSSQLNGTVPVPDSAHAHNLTVDVSTTGDGVSVQSLKIEETNSSTTVSESNQSDGNSKLSVKIENVEADAGESSTSRSNSKSAVSENLTGETQNGSGSLATKENADATENDKSDGNTESGRTEESSDNSSRDETSDSVQHDPIDASDSHIALTEKEVRTDLDTLPDIRTEGDNSEDTAAE, via the coding sequence ATGTTCAAGCGATCACCAAGCAGACCCAGATCCAAAAGCGTCAAGGTAAAACATATTCTGCAAATTTGTCTGTTACTTGGTGTGTGTTTCTGGTTAGTCTACCAGGTCAAGCGCTCCCATGATAAAAAGAAGGAATTTAGTGAGAAAGATGCAAAACTCTCGGTCAATGCACAAAGTGGTGGTGAGCTTCCTAGATTAGGGAGGAAAGATCTACCTCATTTGGAGGAAGTAATTGAGAAAGAGAATcatcaggaagaagaggaaaaagtaATTGGAGGAGAGGAAGAGGAAAACAAGCCAGATGAAGAAGAGCGAGAAGAAGAAAGCAAGCTTGATGTAGAAGAGcaggaggaagaagaaaacaagaatgAAGATACAGAAGATGAGGAAAGGGGAGGTGGAGATGATGAGATAGATGAAAATGATGAAGAGAAATTAGGCAGGGAAGCTGATCATGATGAGGAATTTGTggatgaagagaaagagagggaagagGAGCATGATGAGAAGGACAGTGAGAGGAGCATGGATAAAGAAAGTCAAGTagcaaatgaaaatttttcagAGGATCAGGATCATGATGTAGGCGATCAGAACACTCATGAAGCACGAGAGGAAAATTACAAGGGAGATGATGCTTCCAGTGCAGTGACCCATGATACCCGGACTATTATCTCTGAAACTGAGAAAGTGAGTTCAGAAAACTCAATTGAGAAATCAGAAGTGAGTATCTTGGAGCAggagaaaaaattgaatcacACTGAAGAAATTAATAGTGATCAAAACAATTTAATTGTAAAGGCAAGAGGAGATGAAATGACTAAGAATggcacttctttgagtgtaacTGATGTTGAAGGCAAGGGTAATGATAATTCTTACAACTCTGCTGATAGCTCAGTTGCAAATTCAACAGTGACAACCCAACCCGGTGATCACCCTGAAGCAATCAATAACACATCACTGTTGAGTACCAATGCAGGCAATAACTCAACTGAAGTAAGTACTGAAGGCCATGACACAGCAGTAACAGGTACAGACACTCCTGATTCTTCCCAGCTGAATGGAACAGTGCCTGTACCTGATTCAGCACATGCTCATAATTTAACAGTGGACGTTTCGACTACTGGAGATGGTGTGAGTGTGCAAAGCTTGAAAATTGAAGAGACCAATAGCTCTACGACAGTTTCTGAAAGCAATCAATCTGATGGTAATTCAAAGCTTtcagttaaaattgaaaatgtggAAGCAGATGCAGGAGAATCATCTACTTCACGTAGTAATTCTAAGTCTGCTGTATCAGAAAACTTAACAGGTGAAACACAGAATGGCTCTGGGTCTTTGGCAACAAAGGAGAATGCTGATGCTACCGAAAATGACAAGTCAGATGGTAACACTGAATCAGGTAGAACTGAAGAAAGCTCAGACAATTCCTCCAGAGATGAGACTTCAGATTCTGTTCAACATGACCCTATTGATGCTTCGGATTCCCATATTGCCTTGACTGAGAAAGAAGTTCGCACAGATCTGGATACATTGCCAGATATCAGAACAGAAGGGGATAACAGTGAAGACACTGCAGCAGAGTGA
- the LOC126706371 gene encoding uncharacterized protein LOC126706371, which produces MNPNQFVRILVGNLGVKFPIASKPSFSGVHPSTSPCFCKISLKNFPTQFTTVPLITQENQIHSHDNSLAACFTLDKTHIDKFLKKQKNPILLIEIYTGRRGTTCGLNSGKLLGTVPVEIDLRAVETRASNILQGWVGIGNNNKKGSSAQLYLSVKAEPDPRFVFEFGGEPECSPQVYQVHGSVRQPVFSCKFSFRNMADQISLPSEQSNSTSCKQRKGWQISVHDLSGSVVAMASMVTRFVPSPGSPGRVSQSSPGVWLIFRHGDVACDPWGRLEAWRERRGPDAIGYRFHLFSGPDTTSEIAVGTLSSKSGGKFCVDKTSSVTAMDTPRGSWDFGSGSWNGSRPASRSGSGSGFELGSAALLQLYRGFVMSSTVRKAGKSGKPTVEVGVKHVTCTEDAAAFVALAAAMDLSMDACGSFSKKLRKELRQQ; this is translated from the exons ATGAATCCGAATCAGTTTGTACGAATCCTTGTAGGAAATCTTGGAGTGAAATTTCCCATAGCTTCCAAACCCTCCTTCTCTGGTGTCCACCCCTCTACCTCTCCATGTTTCTGCAAGATTAGTCTCAAGAACTTTCCCACCCAATTCACCACAGTCCCTCTAATCACTCAAGAAAACCAAATCCACTCCCATGACAATTCCTTAGCGGCTTGCTTCACTTTGGACAAAACCCACATCGACAAATTCCTCAAGAAGCAGAAAAATCCAATCTTGTTGATTGAAATCTACACAGGGAGGAGAGGCACAACTTGTGGTTTGAACAGTGGGAAGCTATTGGGGACAGTCCCTGTAGAGATCGATCTGCGTGCTGTGGAGACAAGGGCTAGTAACATTCTCCAAGGTTGGGTTGGCATTGGAAACAATAACAAGAAGGGCTCGTCTGCGCAATTGTACTTGAGCGTTAAGGCTGAGCCAGACCCaagatttgtttttgagttCGGTGGAGAACCAGAGTGTAGTCCTCAAGTCTATCAAGTCCATGGGAGTGTTAGACAACCTGTGTTCTCTTGCAAGTTCAGTTTCAGAAACATGGCCGATCAAATTTCGTTACCAAG TGAACAAAGCAATTCAACCAGTTGTAAACAAAGAAAGGGATGGCAAATAAGCGTGCACGACTTGTCGGGTTCAGTGGTGGCGATGGCCTCAATGGTCACACGGTTTGTGCCGTCCCCCGGGTCGCCGGGGCGGGTCAGCCAATCGAGCCCAGGGGTGTGGCTCATTTTTCGCCATGGGGATGTGGCGTGTGACCCGTGGGGCCGCCTCGAGGCGTGGCGGGAGCGCCGGGGCCCCGACGCCATTGGTTACCGCTTCCACCTCTTCTCGGGTCCCGACACCACCTCCGAGATCGCCGTGGGGACTCTCAGCTCCAAGAGTGGCGGGAAATTCTGTGTTGACAAAACCTCTAGTGTCACTGCAATGGACACCCCAAGAGGAAGTTGGGATTTCGGATCTGGGTCATGGAATGGGTCCAGACCTGCTTCGAGATCCGGATCCGGATCCGggttcgaactcgggtcggcaGCGTTGCTTCAGTTGTATAGAGGGTTTGTGATGTCTTCTACGGTGAGGAAAGCGGGGAAAAGTGGCAAACCAACGGTGGAGGTGGGTGTAAAGCACGTGACATGCACGGAGGACGCGGCGGCCTTCGTGGCATTGGCGGCAGCCATGGATTTGAGCATGGATGCTTGCGGGTCTTTTTCGAAGAAGCTCCGAAAGGAATTGAGGCAGCAATAG